In Accipiter gentilis chromosome 17, bAccGen1.1, whole genome shotgun sequence, one DNA window encodes the following:
- the MPEG1 gene encoding macrophage-expressed gene 1 protein: MGWVLWGVLLVCMSVAWVRGAEPSQELSSSAGFPECKKALKLPSLEVLPGGGWDNLRNLDMGRVINLGYLLCKTTEDGSYIIPDEVFTIPRKQSNLDINSEIIETWKDYQSITSASINLELSLFSSINGKFSYDFHRTKTHQVKDHAVTTRVQVRNLVYTAKIDPEAVLDKGFKKQLLTIASHLENNQTRMADFLAEVLVLNYGTHTITSVDAGASLVQEDQIKATFLKDSWATRSAVTASAGMAFHSIISVKNEESLDVTSGFTKQYLENRTNSRVESIGGTPFYPGITLKTWQEGIRNQLVALDRSGLPLYFFINPSTLPELPTPTVKKLARRVEMAIHRYYTFNTYPGCTDATSPNFNFYANADDGSCEGVMTNFTFGGVFQECAGLAGPDTSTLCQALEQKNPLTGAFSCPTTYTPVLLGTQEREEGHSHLECHDKCIMGIFCHRKCRDVFWLSRVQFSAYWCAMSGPVAPNSGYLFGGLFSAHSTNSVTGAQSCPSGYFPLKLFDELRVCVSQDYEGGGQYAVPFGGFFSCQAGNPLAGQHQGTTEDSHAKSCPPGFSQHLALISDSCQVEYCVQAGIFTGGSLPPARLPPFTRPPTNLPAIDTVLVSSGNGDSTWVKDGQSQVWRLARPEEVQHAAEMVRGRGLTGGEAAGVTAAVLAGLATILVTVCYSRRRYKARGYRAMGKGDSLATASSEDSTVLSVGNGYQQGPEGLMA, translated from the coding sequence ATGGGCTGGGTGCTGTGGGGGGTCCTGCTCGTCTGCATGTCAGTGGCTTGGGTGAGAGGGGCTGAGCCGTCCCAGGAGCTGTCCTCCTCTGCTGGGTTTCCAGAGTGCAAGAAGGCCCTGAAGCTCCCAAGTCTGGAAGTCCTGCCGGGGGGAGGCTGGGATAACCTCAGGAATTTGGATATGGGCAGAGTCATCAACCTGGGCTACTTGCTGTGCAAGACCACAGAAGACGGATCTTATATCATCCCAGAtgaggtcttcaccatccctcgcAAGCAGAGCAACCTGGACATCAACTCTGAGATCATCGAGACCTGGAAAGATTACCAAAGCATCACCTCTGCCTCCATCAACCTGGAGCTGTCCCTCTTCTCCTCCATCAACGGCAAGTTCTCCTACGACTTCCACCGGACCAAGACCCACCAAGTGAAAGACCATGCTGTCACCACACGAGTGCAAGTCAGGAACCTGGTTTACACTGCCAAGATAGACCCAGAGGCAGTCCTGGACAAGGGCTTCAAGAAGCAGCTGCTGACCATTGCCAGCCACCTAGAGAACAACCAGACGCGGATGGCTGATTTTCTGGCCGAGGTGCTGGTGCTTAACTATGGCACCCACACAATCACCTCTGTGGACGCCGGAGCCAGCTTGGTGCAGGAGGATCAGATCAAGGCAACCTTCCTGAAGGACAGCTGGGCCACACGGAGTGCTGTCACTGCCTCTGCTGGCATGGCCTTCCACAGCATCATCAGTGTGAAAAATGAGGAGTCCTTAGACGTCACCTCTGGCTTCACCAAGCAGTATCTGGAGAACCGCACCAACTCCAGGGTAGAGAGCATCGGTGGGACCCCCTTTTACCCAGGCATCACCCTCAAGACCTGGCAGGAGGGGATCAGAAACCAGCTGGTGGCTCTCGACCGCTCAGGGCTGCCCCTGTACTTCTTCATTaaccccagcaccctgccagagCTGCCCACGCCCACAGTGAAGAAGTTGGCCAGGCGAGTGGAGATGGCTATCCACCGCTACTACACCTTCAACACCTACCCAGGCTGCACTGATGCCACCTCACCCAACTTCAACTTCTATGCCAATGCTGATGATGGCTCCTGTGAGGGTGTCATGACCAACTTCACCTTTGGGGGAGTCTTCCAGGAGTGTGCTGGACTGGCCGGCCCTGACACCAGCACCCTGTGCCAGGCATTGGAGCAGAAGAACCCCCTCACTGGGGCTttctcctgccccaccacctACACTCCGGTACTGCTGGGCACGCAGGAGCGGGAGGAAGGCCACAGCCATCTGGAGTGCCATGACAAGTGCATCATGGGCATCTTCTGCCACCGCAAGTGCCGGGATGTCTTCTGGCTCTCCCGGGTGCAATTCAGCGCCTACTGGTGCGCCATGAGTGGGCCGGTGGCCCCAAACTCAGGATACCTCTTTGGGGGGCTGTTCAGTGCCCACAGTACCAACTCCGTCACCGGTGCCCAGTCCTGCCCCTCGGGGTACTTCCCACTGAAGCTCTTCGATGAGCTCAGGGTGTGCGTGAGCCAGGATTATGAGGGGGGTGGCCAGTATGCAGTGCCCTTCGGGGGCTTCTTCAGCTGTCAGGCAGGGAACCCCCTGGCAGGGCAGCACCAAGGCACCACCGAGGACTCCCATGCCAAGAGCTGCCCCCCAGGCTTCAGCCAGCACTTGGCACTCATCAGCGATAGCTGCCAggtggagtactgcgtccaggcTGGCATCTTCACAGGGGGCTCGCTGCCACCCGCCCGCCTGCCACCCTTCACCCGACCTCCCACCAACCTGCCAGCCATTGACACTGTGCTGGTGAGCAGCGGGAATGGGGACAGCACCTGGGTCAAGGATGGGCAGAGCCAAGTGTGGCGGCTGGCACGGCCAGAAGAGGTCCAGCATGCGGCGGAGATGGTGAGGGGCCGGGGGCTGACGGGAGGCGAGGCGGCTGGTGTCACTGCAGCAGTCCTGGCGGGGCTGGCCACCATCCTAGTGACGGTCTGCTACAGCCGCCGGAGGTACAAAGCGAGGGGGTACCGCGCGATGGGCAAAGGGGACAGCCTGGCCACTGCAAGCTCCGAGGACAGCACTGTGCTGAGTGTGGGCAACGGGTACCAGCAAGGGCCGGAGGGGCTGATGGCATAa